One genomic segment of Rivularia sp. PCC 7116 includes these proteins:
- a CDS encoding glutaredoxin family protein, with amino-acid sequence MKLILYSKPGCHLCEGLQEKLETILQTQDLASLDFEVRDITTREDWFAAYQYEVPVLCVAKDDSLQTIPRPSPRTSVSQLEKTLRKYI; translated from the coding sequence ATGAAACTAATTTTATACAGTAAGCCGGGATGTCATTTATGCGAGGGTTTGCAGGAAAAATTGGAAACCATACTGCAAACCCAGGATTTAGCTTCTCTTGATTTTGAGGTGCGAGATATTACCACTCGTGAAGATTGGTTTGCTGCTTATCAGTATGAAGTGCCCGTACTGTGTGTAGCAAAAGATGATAGTTTGCAAACAATTCCCCGCCCTTCTCCCCGTACTTCGGTAAGTCAGTTAGAAAAAACTCTCCGGAAGTATATTTAA
- a CDS encoding PAS domain S-box protein, which translates to MNENSITIDKSIYESLIQENQQLKAELQWSQQLFQLAIDNIPHSMFWKDRNSVYLGCNRNLAEDAGVDKPENIVGKSDYDLPWTKEEAQWFRECDKRVMDSGLPELNIIETQVQADGNRFWLDTNKIPLRDGEGNVVGIFGTYENITQRKQVEENLKKLNETLEARVERRTAKLRETEARLSRLADNVPGMIYQFQLNPDGVISFPYVSSGCQDIWEVEPQEVYDDGELLFRMIYPEDLLKLKNAIVKSAETLENWESEWRMTTGSGQYKWLKGISKPQLQTDKSILWDGCIVDITQRKQAENALQKLNEELEARVAQRTAELAKTEARLKKLTDNVPGMIYEFCLHPDATMSFPYVSSGCEEIFEIKPSQLTQPESSELVFSDIHPEDLPQVEKSIAISAQTLRNWEHEWRSITASNRKKWLKGIAKPELQVDNSIIWYGCVVDITEQKKVEAKLREKEQFLRSIYDGLEHNIYVLDVEGDELLCVGINSFGLRMMGLSTAEVIGKTVKELFGLEASADIYLRCKKCIETGKAITYEETLTLQGREMCFLTTLNPIKDSQGEVYRLIGTTLNITERKQAEEKLQASQHFIQRITDSSPNVLYIYDFEKQKTIYVNKEAVSFLGHFKEDILASIDELMLEITHPQDLEKIVSQQQKMLAAADGDILEFEYRLKDSDEEWHWFYDRQMVFNRKEDGTVKQILGVATDITKRKQAEIEVQQKAIELENTLKKLQETQAQLIQTEKMSGLGQMVAGVAHEINNPANFIHANVSFVEEYSQDLIRLVELYQKHYSNPVPEIQEEIDNIDLDFLKIDLQNIVRSMGEGTRRIREIVLSLRNFSRLDEAEFKEVNIHEGLESTLMILQNRLKLKNNSSGIAVIEEYGNLPLIECYPSQLNQVFLNILVNAIDALEEQISKKNGFIPKITILTKKINQNTAQICISDNGCGIPPSIVPKLFNPFFTTKEVGKGTGLGLSVSYQIITEKHAGKLFCHSVVGEGTSFMIEIPIIHR; encoded by the coding sequence ATGAATGAAAATTCTATCACTATTGATAAAAGTATTTATGAATCTCTTATACAAGAAAATCAGCAGCTAAAAGCAGAATTACAATGGTCGCAACAATTATTCCAGCTTGCGATTGATAATATCCCGCATTCTATGTTCTGGAAAGATCGGAATTCAGTTTATCTGGGCTGTAACCGCAATCTTGCTGAAGATGCTGGTGTGGATAAACCAGAAAATATAGTAGGTAAAAGCGATTACGATTTACCTTGGACAAAAGAGGAAGCACAATGGTTTCGCGAATGCGATAAGCGGGTTATGGATAGTGGTTTACCCGAACTCAATATTATCGAAACTCAAGTTCAAGCAGATGGGAACCGTTTCTGGCTGGATACAAATAAAATTCCTTTACGCGATGGTGAAGGTAATGTAGTTGGAATTTTCGGTACTTACGAAAACATTACTCAACGAAAGCAAGTAGAAGAAAACCTCAAAAAATTAAATGAGACACTAGAAGCAAGGGTTGAAAGACGTACAGCAAAGCTACGTGAAACTGAAGCGCGTCTTTCTCGATTAGCAGATAACGTTCCGGGGATGATTTACCAGTTTCAACTAAACCCCGATGGTGTAATATCTTTTCCCTACGTTTCTTCTGGCTGTCAAGACATTTGGGAAGTTGAACCGCAAGAGGTATATGACGATGGCGAGCTACTGTTTAGAATGATTTATCCCGAAGACCTATTAAAGTTGAAGAACGCAATTGTTAAATCTGCTGAAACTTTGGAAAATTGGGAATCTGAATGGCGGATGACTACTGGGAGTGGTCAATATAAGTGGTTGAAAGGTATATCAAAACCTCAATTACAAACGGATAAGTCTATTCTTTGGGATGGGTGTATAGTTGATATTACTCAGCGCAAACAAGCAGAAAATGCGCTACAAAAACTGAATGAAGAATTAGAAGCAAGAGTCGCACAACGTACCGCAGAACTTGCAAAAACCGAAGCAAGATTAAAAAAACTGACAGACAACGTACCGGGAATGATTTACGAATTTTGTTTACATCCCGACGCTACAATGTCATTTCCTTATGTTTCTTCGGGATGTGAGGAAATTTTTGAAATTAAGCCATCACAATTAACACAACCTGAAAGTAGTGAATTAGTATTTAGTGATATCCATCCCGAGGATCTTCCTCAAGTAGAAAAAAGTATTGCAATTTCTGCTCAGACTTTAAGAAATTGGGAACATGAGTGGCGAAGTATAACTGCAAGTAATAGAAAAAAGTGGTTAAAAGGTATTGCGAAGCCCGAATTACAAGTAGATAATTCGATTATTTGGTACGGTTGTGTTGTAGATATTACAGAGCAGAAAAAAGTCGAAGCCAAATTAAGAGAAAAAGAACAATTTCTACGCAGTATTTACGATGGATTGGAACATAATATCTACGTTCTTGATGTTGAAGGTGACGAATTACTTTGTGTAGGTATCAACTCTTTCGGACTACGAATGATGGGTTTATCTACTGCTGAAGTTATTGGTAAAACAGTCAAAGAATTATTTGGCTTGGAAGCATCAGCAGATATATATCTAAGATGTAAAAAATGTATAGAAACGGGTAAAGCTATTACTTACGAAGAAACTTTAACGTTGCAAGGTCGAGAAATGTGTTTTTTAACAACTCTTAACCCTATCAAAGATAGTCAAGGTGAGGTTTATAGATTAATAGGAACTACTTTAAATATTACCGAACGCAAGCAAGCAGAAGAAAAACTTCAAGCAAGCCAACACTTTATTCAAAGAATTACAGATTCTTCTCCTAACGTTCTTTATATCTACGATTTTGAAAAACAGAAAACAATTTACGTCAATAAAGAAGCTGTTAGCTTCCTTGGTCACTTTAAGGAAGATATTCTCGCTTCGATAGACGAGCTAATGCTTGAAATAACTCATCCACAAGACTTAGAAAAAATTGTTTCTCAACAGCAAAAAATGCTTGCTGCTGCTGATGGAGACATTTTAGAGTTTGAATATCGCCTCAAAGATTCAGATGAAGAATGGCACTGGTTTTACGATAGACAAATGGTTTTTAATCGTAAAGAAGATGGTACGGTTAAACAAATACTAGGTGTCGCAACCGATATTACCAAACGCAAACAAGCAGAAATAGAGGTACAGCAAAAAGCGATTGAGTTAGAAAATACCCTCAAGAAACTACAAGAAACTCAAGCCCAACTAATTCAAACAGAAAAAATGTCTGGTTTAGGACAAATGGTAGCAGGGGTAGCTCATGAAATTAATAACCCTGCAAATTTTATTCATGCAAATGTTTCTTTTGTTGAAGAATATAGCCAAGACTTAATCCGACTTGTAGAGCTTTATCAAAAGCATTACTCAAATCCAGTACCAGAAATTCAAGAAGAAATTGACAATATAGACCTTGATTTTCTCAAAATTGATTTGCAAAATATTGTTCGCTCAATGGGAGAAGGAACGCGACGTATCCGAGAAATTGTTTTATCATTACGTAATTTTTCACGCTTAGATGAAGCCGAATTTAAGGAAGTAAATATCCACGAAGGACTAGAATCTACATTAATGATTTTACAAAACCGTTTAAAGCTAAAAAATAATTCATCTGGTATTGCGGTGATTGAAGAATACGGCAATCTTCCTTTAATTGAATGCTACCCTTCTCAACTAAATCAAGTATTTCTGAATATCTTGGTTAATGCAATTGATGCTTTAGAAGAGCAAATATCCAAAAAGAATGGTTTTATTCCCAAAATTACAATTTTGACTAAAAAAATCAATCAAAATACTGCTCAAATTTGCATTTCCGATAACGGCTGCGGCATTCCTCCAAGCATTGTACCAAAACTTTTTAATCCTTTTTTCACCACTAAAGAAGTAGGAAAAGGTACGGGTTTAGGCTTATCAGTCAGCTACCAAATTATTACAGAGAAACATGCTGGCAAGTTGTTTTGTCATTCGGTAGTTGGAGAGGGAACAAGTTTTATGATTGAGATTCCTATTATTCATCGGTAA